TGAAAGTCATCCGTCCCGTGTTCGAGACGCTCAAAGTTAAGGAGCTTCCCGCTGGCTACCTGGACGAAGCCTTCACCTCTCCCCGGAAGGTGGCCGAAATGCTCGCCTTCCTGAAAGCGGAGAGCAAGGAGTATTTCATGGCCCTGCACCTGGACAACAAGAACCGTCTGCTGTGTCTGGACCGGGTGTCCGTCGGCAGTCTCAGCGCCAGCATCGTCCATCCCCGCGAGGTCTTCAAGAGTGCTCTGCTGTCCTCGGCGGCCGGTCTGGTGCTGG
This DNA window, taken from Syntrophotalea carbinolica DSM 2380, encodes the following:
- a CDS encoding JAB domain-containing protein; translated protein: MTEVITSLSEPLSLIRRKLPLRLKVIRPVFETLKVKELPAGYLDEAFTSPRKVAEMLAFLKAESKEYFMALHLDNKNRLLCLDRVSVGSLSASIVHPREVFKSALLSSAAGLVLVHNHPSGQTEPSHEDEEVTTRLVKAGEMLGIHVLDHIILGDGFFSFAEQGLL